One segment of Leptospirillum ferrooxidans C2-3 DNA contains the following:
- the thiC gene encoding phosphomethylpyrimidine synthase ThiC: protein MRHDWIKNRSGVVTQMHYARKGVITEEMAYVAEVEKLAPELIRSEVARGRMIIPANIKHPELVPMAVGIAASCKINANIGNSAVVPDIQNELDKLKVCIKYGADTAMDLSTGPKIPEIREAIIRRSPIPIGTVPIYEAIQNVGDPLDLSPEDLLDVIRSQAEQGVDYMTVHCGILREFIPLTTKRITGIVSRGGALMAQWMNHHKRENPLYTHFDELLEICRKYDVSLSLGDGLRPGCLADASDEAQFAELKVLGELTKRAWEADVQVMIEGPGHVPFDQIAMNVEKQQVLCHEAPFYVLGPLVTDIAPGYDHITSAIGATAAGTAGAALLCYVTPKEHLGLPDLEDVRNGIIAYKIAAHASDIARHRPGARDRDDSLSKARYAFDWNTQFELSLDPDRARSMHDETLPHEVFKTAEFCSMCGPKFCSMHINEELRKEAGASTLLDPRTAPSATITMEVANAER from the coding sequence ATGAGACACGATTGGATAAAAAATCGCTCGGGGGTCGTAACCCAGATGCATTATGCTCGCAAAGGGGTTATCACAGAAGAGATGGCCTACGTTGCAGAAGTCGAAAAGCTTGCCCCGGAACTGATACGATCTGAAGTGGCCAGAGGAAGAATGATCATCCCCGCCAATATAAAACATCCGGAACTTGTACCGATGGCAGTTGGCATCGCAGCTTCATGCAAGATCAATGCGAACATTGGAAACTCCGCAGTTGTTCCCGACATACAAAATGAACTCGACAAGCTGAAAGTCTGTATCAAATACGGCGCGGACACCGCCATGGACCTTTCTACCGGCCCCAAGATTCCGGAGATCCGCGAGGCAATCATCCGTAGATCCCCCATTCCTATCGGAACAGTGCCGATATACGAAGCCATCCAGAACGTTGGAGACCCTCTTGACCTGTCGCCCGAAGACCTCTTGGATGTGATTCGCTCCCAGGCAGAACAGGGAGTGGACTACATGACAGTCCATTGCGGGATCCTCCGGGAGTTCATTCCCCTGACCACCAAAAGGATCACCGGGATTGTCAGCCGGGGTGGAGCTTTGATGGCCCAATGGATGAACCATCATAAAAGAGAAAACCCTCTCTATACCCATTTTGATGAACTCCTCGAAATTTGCCGCAAGTATGACGTATCCCTGTCTCTTGGCGATGGCCTGAGACCTGGCTGTCTGGCCGATGCATCGGATGAAGCCCAGTTTGCCGAACTCAAGGTTCTTGGAGAATTGACCAAGCGTGCATGGGAAGCAGATGTTCAGGTCATGATCGAAGGGCCGGGACATGTTCCTTTTGACCAGATCGCAATGAACGTGGAAAAGCAGCAGGTACTTTGTCATGAAGCACCGTTTTATGTGCTTGGACCTCTTGTAACCGATATTGCACCAGGGTACGACCATATTACCTCCGCCATCGGAGCGACTGCCGCCGGAACAGCTGGCGCGGCACTTCTTTGCTACGTCACCCCCAAAGAGCATCTGGGTCTTCCTGACCTTGAGGATGTCAGAAACGGTATCATTGCCTACAAGATCGCGGCACACGCATCGGATATCGCACGCCATCGTCCGGGGGCCAGGGATCGCGACGACTCTCTCTCCAAAGCACGTTACGCATTCGACTGGAATACCCAATTTGAACTTTCGCTGGATCCTGACAGGGCCAGAAGCATGCACGATGAAACACTTCCGCATGAAGTCTTCAAGACGGCTGAGTTCTGTTCGATGTGCGGACCAAAATTCTGTTCAATGCACATCAACGAAGAATTGAGAAAAGAGGCTGGGGCATCAACGCTTCTGGATCCCCGGACAGCCCCTTCTGCAACGATCACCATGGAAGTGGCAAACGCTGAACGATAA
- a CDS encoding vitamin B12 dependent-methionine synthase activation domain-containing protein — MPSMRLGAPVFFNNIPFQIEERQILREMRIPKKSFLKDLDEPGLAAQIKKAIDEGYRLIHGMGVFRTLSLTGIEDKKVLARETSTLFVGEKMVKLLKNCDYATLLVATIGPQVENRVDELASSEPAYSYFLERVGAWMADYMGIIIDHAIEKEIIRFGYKKTFRFGVGYGDWPLSTQTEVMELTQANKIGISLNESFIMSPRLSVSAVIGWERIIEGQKLANEPESENEEQ, encoded by the coding sequence ATGCCAAGCATGAGGCTTGGGGCTCCGGTATTTTTCAACAATATTCCTTTTCAGATTGAGGAACGCCAGATCCTCCGGGAAATGAGAATACCCAAAAAGTCTTTCCTCAAGGATCTCGATGAGCCGGGACTGGCAGCCCAAATCAAAAAGGCAATCGATGAAGGATACCGACTGATCCACGGAATGGGAGTTTTCAGGACGCTTTCCCTGACCGGAATCGAAGATAAAAAAGTTCTTGCCCGGGAAACAAGCACATTGTTTGTTGGCGAAAAGATGGTTAAACTGCTTAAAAACTGCGACTATGCAACGCTTCTTGTCGCAACGATCGGCCCCCAGGTTGAAAATCGGGTCGATGAACTTGCCTCCAGCGAACCGGCTTATTCCTACTTTTTGGAGCGGGTGGGCGCATGGATGGCCGATTACATGGGAATCATCATTGATCACGCCATTGAAAAAGAAATTATTCGGTTCGGATACAAGAAAACATTCCGCTTTGGCGTTGGTTATGGAGATTGGCCACTTTCCACCCAGACTGAGGTCATGGAACTGACCCAAGCCAATAAAATCGGAATTTCCCTGAACGAATCCTTCATCATGTCACCCCGACTTTCCGTTTCGGCAGTTATTGGATGGGAAAGAATCATTGAGGGACAAAAACTGGCCAATGAGCCGGAAAGCGAGAACGAAGAACAGTGA
- a CDS encoding homocysteine S-methyltransferase family protein, producing the protein MKPLLERLKYEVLLLDGSMGALLQSRGLPAGYAPDLWNIEKPQEIQAVHTEYVNAGSDIILTNTFGASRLRLSEYNAQDRIREINFQAVDLAQRASRGKAYVAGDIGPSGTTIAPFGDLPFDDAIAIFYEQAKLLLEAGADLIAIETMFDIQEMRAALIGVREATNGRIPLMALMTFNMDGITDSGSDPETAASVLEGFGVDIMGLNCSVGPEAMVPVVSRLGQTTDTFIAVEPNAGLPVHRNGETLYLTGAEEVAKFAPSFVEAGANIIGGCCGTTPEYIRILAKTVKGASPISRPTPSLLKISSRTSMTLIGDGVPFLIVGEKINPTGKKIFSEAIANGQVDLIVAEARKEAEAGAGALDVNVGVPLVNEAEMMAKAITAIQNVVSLPLVIDSSYASALESGLKLYPGRALVNSVNAEDERLEEVLPLIRKYGAAVIALVSGDNIPETAAERMKNAEKILRRAEELGLKPRDLIFDTLALTVSAVQEAAKQTLDTITLIKKELRLPTILGLSNVSFGLPARKIVHNNFLSMAIGAGLDAAICDPYDQVLHQTIAASSLFARRDPDCRIYLNKAAAWTPAQGNHPASKEAAPKTTSEAIRQAILEGERDGIAALCQKGLDEGLSAFTIFLDIMTPAIRHLGDLFGQRVKFIPHLIAGADAMKKGVEVLQPHLEADGPVEPKGCVVFATVKGDIHDIGKNICILMLRNFGFSVIDLGRNVPLDDILAAAEKHQAQIIALSALMTTTMMQMKTAIETIREKNLPYKVMVGGAVVTPKFSTEIKADGYGKDVGDVVPLAEKLISAFSGLDVPVASSGSGSDSEAIVGRKN; encoded by the coding sequence GTGAAGCCCCTGCTTGAACGCTTGAAATATGAAGTTCTGCTCCTGGATGGATCCATGGGAGCTCTCCTCCAATCCCGGGGACTTCCCGCAGGATACGCGCCCGATCTCTGGAACATTGAAAAGCCCCAAGAGATTCAGGCCGTCCACACCGAATACGTCAATGCCGGCTCAGACATCATTTTGACCAATACCTTTGGAGCCTCAAGACTCAGGCTTTCTGAGTACAACGCACAGGATCGCATCAGGGAGATCAATTTTCAGGCGGTCGATCTGGCCCAAAGGGCCTCAAGAGGAAAAGCCTACGTTGCCGGAGACATCGGACCATCCGGGACGACCATTGCTCCCTTTGGAGATCTTCCTTTTGATGATGCCATAGCGATCTTTTACGAGCAGGCAAAGCTCCTTCTGGAAGCGGGCGCCGATCTCATCGCCATAGAGACAATGTTTGACATTCAGGAAATGAGAGCAGCCCTTATCGGTGTTCGGGAAGCAACCAATGGTCGAATTCCCCTCATGGCCCTCATGACATTCAATATGGACGGAATTACCGACTCCGGCTCTGACCCAGAAACAGCCGCCAGTGTTCTGGAAGGCTTTGGCGTCGACATCATGGGTCTAAACTGCTCCGTTGGTCCTGAAGCCATGGTTCCCGTTGTCTCAAGGCTTGGACAAACGACCGACACCTTCATCGCCGTTGAACCCAATGCGGGACTTCCTGTACACCGGAACGGAGAAACACTCTATCTGACCGGAGCTGAAGAAGTTGCCAAATTTGCTCCCTCATTTGTCGAAGCCGGTGCCAATATCATTGGCGGTTGCTGTGGGACAACGCCAGAATACATAAGGATCCTGGCCAAAACGGTCAAGGGAGCCTCTCCCATCTCTAGACCAACGCCCTCCCTTCTCAAGATCTCTTCCAGAACCAGCATGACCCTGATCGGAGATGGGGTTCCCTTTCTCATTGTTGGAGAAAAAATCAACCCCACCGGTAAAAAGATCTTTTCAGAGGCCATCGCAAATGGTCAAGTCGACCTGATCGTTGCGGAAGCCAGAAAAGAGGCCGAGGCAGGAGCCGGGGCACTTGACGTCAATGTTGGGGTACCGCTCGTCAATGAAGCGGAGATGATGGCAAAAGCCATCACCGCCATTCAGAATGTCGTCTCTTTACCACTGGTCATTGACTCATCGTATGCATCTGCCCTTGAATCCGGCCTGAAACTTTACCCCGGAAGGGCTCTGGTCAACTCCGTTAATGCAGAGGATGAAAGACTTGAAGAAGTTTTGCCCCTGATCCGGAAATACGGAGCAGCCGTTATTGCCCTCGTCTCTGGAGACAATATCCCTGAAACAGCGGCCGAACGCATGAAAAATGCTGAAAAGATCCTTCGGAGAGCGGAAGAACTAGGACTCAAACCCCGGGATCTGATCTTTGACACACTCGCATTAACTGTCAGTGCAGTCCAGGAGGCCGCAAAACAAACACTTGATACGATTACCCTTATCAAGAAGGAACTTCGACTTCCGACCATATTGGGCCTTTCCAACGTCTCCTTTGGTCTTCCAGCCAGAAAGATTGTCCATAACAATTTTCTCTCCATGGCGATCGGCGCGGGTCTAGATGCAGCGATTTGTGACCCGTACGACCAGGTACTTCATCAGACCATTGCCGCATCATCGCTCTTCGCAAGGCGCGATCCCGACTGCCGGATCTACCTGAACAAGGCAGCCGCCTGGACACCTGCCCAGGGTAACCATCCCGCGTCAAAGGAGGCTGCGCCCAAAACGACATCTGAAGCGATTCGACAGGCTATTCTCGAAGGAGAAAGAGATGGGATCGCGGCTCTTTGTCAAAAAGGGCTTGACGAAGGTCTTTCGGCTTTTACAATCTTTCTGGACATCATGACCCCAGCAATACGCCACCTCGGAGATCTTTTTGGTCAAAGAGTCAAATTCATACCGCATCTGATCGCTGGAGCAGACGCCATGAAAAAAGGCGTTGAAGTCCTCCAGCCACATCTGGAAGCGGATGGTCCGGTCGAACCCAAGGGTTGTGTGGTGTTTGCAACAGTCAAGGGAGACATTCACGATATCGGAAAAAACATCTGTATCCTGATGCTTAGAAACTTCGGGTTCTCTGTCATTGACCTTGGCCGGAATGTTCCCCTTGACGATATCCTCGCTGCGGCTGAAAAACATCAGGCGCAAATCATTGCACTGAGTGCATTGATGACCACCACCATGATGCAGATGAAAACCGCTATTGAAACCATTCGGGAGAAAAATCTTCCCTACAAGGTCATGGTCGGTGGAGCGGTCGTCACGCCCAAGTTTTCAACAGAAATCAAAGCGGACGGTTATGGAAAAGATGTCGGGGATGTCGTTCCATTGGCAGAAAAACTGATCAGTGCCTTTTCCGGACTGGATGTTCCCGTCGCCTCATCAGGCTCCGGTAGTGATTCTGAGGCCATCGTAGGCCGCAAAAACTGA
- a CDS encoding MBL fold metallo-hydrolase: MSDHIFPGADAVDVLFLGTGASSGVPVIGCSCPVCLSSNKKNHRTRSSIIVHHSGKNLLIDTAPDLRYQSLKNGIVAIDGVIFTHPHADHVLGLDELRVFNYIQKREIPVYADAYTLSRVQMMFPYAFSEANRGGLSRPKLIPHEISGPIDILGMKVISFPVYHGPVMNHAVRINDLVYLTDCKGIPDESWEALYGVETLIVGAVKYEPHESHFGIHEALELVDRLKPRRAYITHLSHSIEHDELSKMLPPSVFAAYDGLRITTGA, encoded by the coding sequence ATGAGTGATCATATCTTTCCCGGAGCGGATGCTGTGGATGTTCTTTTTTTGGGTACGGGAGCTTCTTCGGGTGTTCCTGTTATCGGTTGTTCCTGTCCTGTCTGCCTTTCTTCCAATAAAAAAAATCACCGGACACGATCTTCCATCATTGTGCATCATTCCGGAAAAAACCTCCTGATCGACACTGCTCCTGACCTCCGGTATCAATCCCTGAAAAATGGAATCGTTGCCATTGACGGAGTCATCTTTACTCATCCTCATGCTGACCATGTTCTGGGATTGGATGAGTTAAGAGTGTTCAATTACATCCAGAAGAGAGAGATCCCTGTCTATGCGGATGCTTACACACTCTCTCGCGTACAGATGATGTTTCCTTATGCTTTTTCCGAGGCAAACAGGGGAGGGCTGTCAAGGCCAAAACTGATTCCTCATGAAATCTCCGGTCCGATCGATATTCTGGGAATGAAGGTCATCTCATTTCCGGTTTATCATGGACCCGTGATGAATCATGCCGTAAGGATCAACGATCTGGTCTACCTGACCGATTGCAAGGGAATACCGGATGAATCATGGGAAGCATTGTATGGAGTTGAAACATTGATTGTCGGTGCGGTGAAGTATGAACCTCATGAATCCCATTTTGGAATTCATGAGGCACTTGAACTGGTCGATCGTTTAAAGCCGCGCAGAGCCTATATTACACATCTCTCCCACTCAATCGAGCATGATGAGTTATCGAAAATGCTGCCACCATCAGTTTTTGCGGCCTACGATGGCCTCAGAATCACTACCGGAGCCTGA
- a CDS encoding peptidylprolyl isomerase, with protein MENAQASGSSLAPGEYAEFDTSMGKITCLLLKQSAPHAVENFVGLATGKKEFLDPQSREMVKRNFYDGLIFHRVIKNFMIQGGDPLGNGMGGPGYQFNDEIDPTRDFTKKGVLAMANAGPNTNGSQFFITVAPAPWLAGNYTIFGEVVSGQDVADAISLVPTDRRDRPVTPVVINHVRIFTVVP; from the coding sequence ATGGAAAATGCACAGGCATCAGGATCATCATTGGCTCCTGGTGAATATGCCGAATTTGATACGTCGATGGGGAAAATAACCTGTTTGTTGCTGAAGCAGTCTGCTCCCCATGCGGTTGAAAACTTTGTTGGTCTGGCAACCGGGAAAAAAGAGTTTCTTGATCCGCAATCCAGGGAAATGGTCAAGCGCAATTTCTATGATGGTTTGATTTTTCACCGTGTGATCAAGAATTTCATGATTCAGGGTGGAGACCCCCTGGGGAATGGAATGGGTGGTCCAGGTTATCAGTTCAATGATGAAATTGATCCGACTAGGGATTTTACCAAAAAAGGCGTCCTTGCGATGGCGAATGCCGGACCGAATACAAACGGTAGCCAGTTCTTCATTACTGTGGCTCCCGCTCCTTGGTTGGCCGGAAATTATACGATCTTTGGAGAGGTGGTTTCCGGACAAGATGTTGCTGATGCCATTTCTCTTGTTCCGACCGATCGAAGAGATCGCCCGGTAACGCCTGTGGTCATCAACCATGTCCGCATCTTTACCGTCGTTCCCTGA
- the typA gene encoding translational GTPase TypA encodes MHSRNIAIIAHVDHGKTTLVDKLLQQGHVFRENEVVEERVMDSNALEKERGITILAKNTSVHYGDYKINIVDTPGHADFSGEVERTMTMVDGVLLVVDAYDGPMPQTRFVLNKALSMGLKPIVVLNKIDRPDARPVEALNDVFSLFVELGATDEQMDFPVVYASAKKGYATMDLSTPSENLIPLFETIINFTPPPAVDVNGPFLMQVTSLEYDSYIGQCALGRVIRGKVTNAETIGRVVNGEIIERGKVKKIMSFEGLKKVEVPSARAGDIILVAAFPDLRIGDILSDLTTVGELPPIEIGEPTISMEFLVNNSPLAGQEGKFVTSRNLRDRLFKEIRSNVALRVEETDSPDSFKVSGRGELHLGILIETMRREGYEFQVSRPKVLFKGEGASKQEPYEYLVIDVAEEYVGTVMEKLGPRKGEMLNMAPQRGGHVRLEFLIPARGLLGYRSEFLSDTRGTGLLTHTFHGYGDFKGEIPGRVNGALISMEQGETVAYAMVNVQERGVLFLNPGVKVYEGMVIGAHSRPTDLAVNPCKKKHLNNIRSSNAEEAIVLTPPRLMSLEQTLEFLEEDEILEVTPENLRIRKKLLSENDRKRAGKK; translated from the coding sequence TTGCACTCAAGGAATATCGCGATTATCGCCCATGTTGACCATGGAAAAACGACTCTTGTGGACAAACTTCTCCAGCAAGGGCATGTTTTTCGGGAGAACGAGGTTGTTGAAGAGCGAGTAATGGATTCAAACGCCCTTGAAAAAGAGCGGGGAATCACTATTCTTGCAAAGAACACATCCGTTCACTATGGCGACTATAAGATTAACATTGTCGATACTCCTGGCCATGCGGACTTCTCCGGTGAAGTGGAACGGACAATGACAATGGTGGACGGGGTTCTCCTTGTGGTTGACGCATACGATGGCCCCATGCCACAGACGAGATTCGTGCTGAACAAGGCCCTTTCAATGGGGTTGAAGCCGATTGTAGTCCTGAACAAGATCGACCGCCCGGACGCGAGACCTGTTGAAGCATTGAATGATGTCTTTAGTCTTTTTGTCGAGCTCGGTGCCACCGATGAGCAGATGGACTTTCCGGTAGTCTATGCATCGGCCAAGAAGGGCTATGCGACGATGGATCTTTCCACTCCATCCGAGAATCTGATTCCCCTTTTTGAGACCATCATCAATTTCACACCTCCTCCTGCTGTTGATGTCAACGGACCGTTTCTGATGCAGGTGACCAGCCTTGAGTATGACTCCTATATCGGACAGTGTGCTCTTGGACGCGTCATCCGTGGAAAAGTCACAAATGCTGAAACAATCGGTCGCGTTGTGAATGGTGAAATCATCGAGCGCGGTAAGGTCAAGAAGATCATGTCCTTTGAGGGATTGAAAAAAGTTGAGGTTCCTTCTGCAAGGGCCGGAGATATCATTCTGGTTGCGGCTTTCCCGGATCTGCGGATTGGCGATATCCTCTCTGACTTGACCACAGTTGGTGAGCTCCCCCCCATCGAGATTGGCGAGCCGACCATTTCCATGGAATTTTTGGTGAACAATTCTCCTCTTGCCGGTCAGGAAGGGAAGTTTGTGACCTCCCGAAATCTCAGGGACCGTCTTTTCAAGGAGATCCGGTCGAATGTGGCGCTTCGGGTGGAAGAGACAGACAGCCCCGATTCCTTCAAGGTATCCGGTCGCGGTGAGCTTCACCTTGGGATCCTGATCGAAACCATGAGACGGGAAGGCTACGAGTTCCAGGTCTCCAGGCCAAAAGTTCTTTTCAAGGGCGAAGGAGCATCAAAGCAAGAGCCCTACGAGTATCTCGTCATTGATGTTGCGGAAGAATATGTCGGAACCGTCATGGAAAAGCTCGGCCCACGGAAAGGGGAGATGCTGAACATGGCCCCCCAGAGAGGTGGTCACGTTCGCCTTGAATTCCTGATCCCCGCAAGAGGACTCCTCGGGTACAGAAGTGAGTTCCTTTCCGATACCAGGGGAACTGGCCTTTTGACACATACATTTCATGGCTATGGTGACTTCAAGGGAGAGATTCCCGGCCGGGTTAACGGAGCACTGATTTCCATGGAACAAGGGGAGACCGTAGCCTACGCCATGGTCAATGTTCAGGAACGTGGTGTATTGTTCCTGAATCCCGGAGTGAAGGTTTATGAAGGGATGGTTATTGGTGCGCATTCCCGTCCGACGGATCTTGCTGTGAATCCCTGCAAGAAGAAACACCTCAACAATATTCGGTCTTCGAATGCGGAGGAAGCCATTGTTTTAACGCCACCGCGTCTGATGAGCCTTGAGCAGACACTCGAGTTTCTTGAAGAGGATGAGATTCTGGAAGTTACACCGGAAAATCTCAGAATTCGGAAGAAGCTACTTTCTGAAAACGATCGGAAAAGGGCAGGAAAAAAATGA
- a CDS encoding class I SAM-dependent rRNA methyltransferase — MACTMLFSVFLDNLHMGSNIAMDSVVIKDRGEHEGRLILKKGEERRLLSGHLWVFSNEVAILEKRSQEIPLFVSVESQQGRFLGRAIYNPQTLIAARLLDPFCQEWNGFPSYLEKTIDQAISLRNQLCQGTLYRVVHSEGDFLPGLIVDRYDDFLVVQVTTLAMEAYLPEILAVLQNRFSPRGIRVDRSVHSRSIEGLPIGDDLIEGEIPLVLSVRIRDMAVRFPFREGQKTGLFLDQRRNIDSISHFFRHSDVLDAFCHVGSWSMAAASQGADHVTGVDTSFSALECYRENLSAFSNVSSTVIKQDFFEWAEESIRSGKKYDAVVMDPPAFIKSRKKKEEGVRGYYAANQLAIDLVRPGGILVTCSCSALLEGDELLGIVRSLLKKKRRSGKLVYKGGSGPDHPIVPAMGELEYLKCLAFVIS, encoded by the coding sequence ATGGCTTGTACAATGCTATTTTCTGTTTTTCTGGACAATCTGCATATGGGGAGCAATATCGCTATGGATTCTGTTGTTATCAAGGATCGGGGAGAGCATGAGGGGCGCCTGATCCTTAAAAAGGGTGAAGAAAGAAGACTTCTATCCGGCCATTTATGGGTCTTCTCAAACGAGGTCGCAATCTTGGAGAAGCGTTCTCAGGAGATTCCGTTGTTTGTTTCGGTCGAATCTCAGCAGGGAAGGTTTCTGGGCCGGGCGATCTATAATCCACAGACACTGATTGCGGCTCGCCTTCTTGACCCCTTTTGCCAGGAATGGAATGGATTCCCATCTTATCTGGAAAAGACGATTGATCAGGCCATTTCTCTGCGGAATCAACTTTGTCAGGGGACACTGTATCGAGTTGTTCATTCCGAAGGAGACTTCCTGCCGGGGCTGATTGTAGACCGGTATGATGATTTTCTGGTTGTGCAGGTAACCACTCTGGCAATGGAAGCCTACTTGCCGGAAATCCTCGCAGTTCTCCAGAATCGATTCTCTCCGCGAGGAATCAGGGTGGACCGCTCTGTTCATTCAAGATCCATTGAGGGTCTTCCGATCGGGGATGATCTGATCGAAGGAGAGATCCCCCTGGTGCTGTCTGTTCGTATAAGGGATATGGCTGTGAGGTTTCCTTTTAGGGAAGGACAGAAGACAGGTCTTTTTCTGGATCAGCGGCGCAATATCGATTCCATCTCCCATTTTTTTAGACACAGTGATGTTCTTGATGCCTTTTGCCATGTTGGCTCCTGGTCGATGGCGGCCGCCTCCCAGGGAGCGGATCATGTGACCGGTGTGGATACTTCTTTCTCGGCACTCGAATGTTACCGTGAAAATCTGTCCGCCTTTTCGAATGTGAGCAGTACCGTGATCAAACAGGATTTTTTTGAATGGGCTGAAGAGTCCATCAGATCCGGGAAAAAATACGATGCAGTGGTTATGGACCCTCCAGCCTTCATCAAGAGTCGCAAAAAAAAGGAAGAGGGTGTAAGAGGGTATTACGCAGCGAACCAGCTAGCCATAGATCTTGTTCGCCCGGGCGGAATTCTGGTGACGTGTTCCTGTTCGGCCCTTTTGGAAGGAGATGAACTGCTGGGGATTGTACGAAGCCTGTTAAAGAAAAAGAGACGCTCGGGGAAACTTGTTTACAAAGGAGGATCTGGTCCGGATCACCCGATTGTGCCCGCAATGGGAGAGCTGGAATATCTGAAATGTCTGGCATTTGTGATTTCCTAG
- the recO gene encoding DNA repair protein RecO yields the protein MAFERYALILRSVRYGDDDRVVTFFSLEEGLLTGFARGANATGNRFGSALSPLTFSALLGRHHTPDSLFRLHKANVIDPFSGIRNDYDKLLWAGLPVRAILSLLPPHVQEPALFELFLHYLCLLDKERERHALLWIRFSARMLRVLGFGPLAPVCHGCGLDILLGKVRFDPESGRVRCRDCSRMDGEKSREPVCQADILRILERFSGEDLQGSERVVLSDHQEGHLLELVDQLISWHVHHWTFSQTLPFLGKAPLSVKIGRNEHLSML from the coding sequence TTGGCGTTTGAACGATATGCTCTCATCCTTCGGTCTGTCCGTTATGGCGATGACGACAGGGTCGTGACCTTTTTTTCTCTGGAAGAAGGCCTCCTCACCGGTTTTGCGAGAGGTGCAAACGCAACGGGGAACCGGTTCGGCTCTGCGTTGTCTCCTCTGACCTTTTCTGCCCTATTGGGGAGGCATCATACCCCCGACAGCCTTTTTCGCCTTCATAAAGCCAATGTGATCGATCCATTTTCAGGTATTCGCAATGATTACGACAAACTTCTTTGGGCAGGTTTGCCGGTTCGGGCGATTCTTTCCCTTCTGCCCCCTCATGTTCAGGAACCTGCCCTTTTTGAGCTTTTCCTCCATTATCTGTGTCTTCTGGATAAGGAGCGGGAGCGGCATGCTTTGCTTTGGATTCGCTTTTCCGCAAGGATGCTCAGGGTGTTGGGTTTCGGACCATTGGCTCCTGTCTGTCATGGTTGTGGTTTGGATATTTTGCTTGGAAAAGTGCGGTTTGATCCTGAAAGCGGACGGGTGAGGTGTCGTGACTGCAGCAGGATGGATGGTGAAAAAAGCCGGGAACCTGTCTGTCAGGCAGACATACTGAGAATCCTGGAGAGATTTTCAGGCGAAGACCTGCAAGGTTCAGAACGGGTGGTGCTCTCAGATCATCAGGAGGGACATCTATTGGAACTGGTCGATCAGTTGATTTCCTGGCATGTGCACCATTGGACCTTTTCTCAAACTCTCCCCTTTTTGGGGAAAGCTCCATTATCGGTCAAAATTGGAAGAAATGAACACCTATCGATGTTGTGA
- the era gene encoding GTPase Era: MREIDIDDLGSDGGSSDPYKCGLVAMVGLPNAGKSTLVNALVGEKVSAISPIPQTTRTLIRGILTEPRGQIVFLDTPGIHRLSHAFNHLMIDMSREALLGAHVIVWVISLDPMPSRDDIARMRDLLLPILDGRPLLIAATKMDKTGGHGMIPKLLEIESWGLPAEIIPVSGAKSKNLDRFLDVVFRHLPEGENLFDPELYTNQTVRQLVRELIQEKIFWSLREEVPHQSAVMIEEYIEPEGPRGITTIRGVIIVERDSQKAIMIGSGGERIREVSEKARLEIERLVGGKVFLRMLVKVEPAWRDNPRILRELGYIGE, encoded by the coding sequence GTGAGAGAAATCGATATTGATGATCTGGGTTCGGATGGAGGTTCTTCCGACCCCTATAAATGTGGTCTGGTGGCAATGGTTGGATTGCCGAATGCCGGCAAGTCTACACTTGTCAATGCGCTCGTTGGTGAAAAGGTGTCGGCCATCTCCCCGATTCCCCAGACGACCCGCACGCTGATTCGGGGAATCCTGACCGAGCCGAGAGGGCAGATCGTTTTTCTGGACACCCCGGGGATTCATCGGCTTTCCCATGCCTTCAACCATCTCATGATTGACATGTCCAGAGAAGCTCTTCTCGGGGCGCATGTGATCGTATGGGTGATCAGCCTTGACCCGATGCCATCGCGAGATGATATTGCGAGAATGAGGGATCTGCTTCTGCCGATCCTTGATGGTCGTCCCCTCCTGATTGCGGCAACCAAAATGGACAAGACAGGAGGTCATGGGATGATTCCCAAACTCCTTGAGATTGAATCATGGGGACTTCCCGCAGAAATCATTCCTGTGTCCGGCGCTAAAAGCAAGAACCTTGACCGCTTTCTGGACGTTGTGTTCCGCCATCTTCCTGAAGGGGAAAACCTTTTTGATCCTGAACTCTATACGAACCAGACAGTCAGGCAGCTTGTTCGCGAGCTGATTCAGGAAAAGATTTTCTGGAGTCTCAGGGAGGAGGTTCCTCATCAAAGTGCCGTGATGATCGAGGAGTATATCGAACCGGAAGGCCCCAGGGGAATTACGACGATCCGGGGTGTGATCATTGTCGAGAGGGACTCCCAAAAGGCCATCATGATCGGAAGTGGTGGTGAGAGAATCCGGGAGGTGAGTGAAAAGGCACGGCTTGAGATCGAGCGTCTTGTCGGTGGAAAAGTTTTTTTAAGGATGCTTGTCAAGGTTGAACCGGCTTGGCGGGACAACCCCAGAATCCTGAGGGAACTTGGTTATATCGGGGAGTAA